One part of the Leptolyngbya sp. FACHB-261 genome encodes these proteins:
- a CDS encoding ArsA family ATPase, with protein MKTPQLPLSPDCALLLFSGKGGVGKTTLACGLARQLAATYSNQRYLLISTDPAHSLGDVLGLSVTDQPQPLADLPNLQVRSLDAQALLQTFRATYGEALELIAERGSWFDREDLLPVWDLDWPGLDELMAVLEVNRLLAAGEADTVILDTAPTGHTLRLLDLPDFLDNLLGSLALFQGKHQELSMALTGSYHADQADAFLEKMTSQLSSGRDRLSDSDKSAVWLVLTPEQLSLMETRRFCNALEGRRVPIGGLIVNQVIQTGRSTFHSSSLLQARHKRQQEILQILATELSRYPVWQVPLQAAEPLREAALDALIAQIQPLKVQLPAVSTAPLPPLNKPDGRDQVHNQAPLLLSSITAETTVGITAGPRLPNFLKEGKRLIVVGGKGGVGKTTTAATIAFHLARSLPQARVLVASIDPAHSLGDAFQEAGLLSVDQALGQEPYPVLPNLWAQEVEAEQILEEFRRDYLRSIAAMLSGEIATEQEADAGVSLQYDPQAWQKLLDLPPPGLDEVMALLSILKQVNQATSEPTSAYSYDLVVLDTAPTGHLLRFLQMPHALEGWIRMALRLWLKYREVVAQADLAQRLRGLLQQVRQLQQQLQSPNDTEFISVMTPEQAVLAETQRLLIELDHLKICHRFLVLNRLWEDCTDPLGQALSERHQKMAEQLRQHSSQQIISVPFLERTTLAAMAEHLF; from the coding sequence TTGAAAACTCCTCAACTTCCCCTATCCCCTGACTGTGCCTTGTTGCTCTTTAGTGGCAAAGGGGGTGTTGGTAAAACTACGCTGGCCTGTGGTTTGGCTCGCCAACTTGCAGCGACCTATTCAAATCAGCGTTATCTGTTGATTTCTACTGATCCCGCCCATTCTTTAGGAGACGTTTTAGGGCTTAGTGTCACCGATCAGCCTCAACCGTTAGCAGATTTGCCTAATCTTCAAGTGCGTTCCTTAGATGCACAAGCTTTGCTGCAAACCTTTCGAGCCACCTATGGCGAGGCACTTGAACTAATTGCAGAGCGGGGCAGTTGGTTTGACCGCGAGGACCTTTTGCCTGTGTGGGACTTAGACTGGCCTGGCTTGGATGAGCTAATGGCTGTGTTGGAGGTCAACCGGCTCTTGGCTGCAGGGGAAGCGGATACCGTCATTCTTGATACTGCCCCTACTGGTCATACACTCCGTCTTCTAGATCTGCCAGATTTCCTCGACAACTTGCTGGGTTCACTGGCTCTGTTTCAAGGCAAGCACCAAGAATTGAGCATGGCCCTTACTGGTAGCTACCACGCTGACCAGGCGGATGCTTTTCTAGAGAAGATGACGTCTCAACTAAGCTCCGGACGCGATCGCTTAAGTGATTCAGACAAGAGTGCTGTTTGGCTAGTGCTAACCCCTGAGCAACTCAGCTTGATGGAGACGCGCCGCTTTTGCAACGCTTTAGAGGGACGGCGAGTGCCGATAGGCGGCTTGATTGTCAACCAGGTGATTCAGACAGGTCGTTCAACTTTTCACTCCTCTTCCCTGCTTCAAGCCCGTCACAAGCGGCAACAGGAAATTTTGCAGATTCTAGCCACAGAGCTCAGCCGCTACCCGGTCTGGCAGGTTCCCTTACAAGCGGCTGAGCCCTTGAGAGAAGCTGCCTTGGATGCGCTAATTGCTCAAATCCAACCTCTTAAAGTACAACTACCTGCCGTCTCGACTGCACCCCTACCACCCCTAAATAAACCGGATGGGCGGGATCAAGTTCATAACCAAGCCCCGTTGCTACTGAGCTCTATCACTGCTGAAACTACAGTTGGCATTACTGCTGGACCAAGGTTGCCCAACTTTTTAAAGGAAGGGAAGCGTCTCATTGTGGTGGGCGGCAAAGGTGGAGTTGGTAAGACAACTACCGCTGCTACTATCGCTTTTCATTTAGCCCGGTCTCTGCCACAAGCACGGGTATTGGTTGCCTCGATTGACCCAGCCCACTCTTTAGGCGATGCCTTTCAAGAGGCTGGCTTACTATCTGTAGATCAGGCTTTGGGCCAAGAGCCTTATCCAGTTCTGCCCAATCTCTGGGCACAGGAAGTAGAGGCTGAGCAGATCCTAGAAGAATTTCGCCGGGACTACTTGCGCTCAATTGCGGCTATGCTCTCAGGCGAAATTGCAACTGAACAAGAGGCAGATGCCGGAGTTTCTCTTCAATATGATCCCCAAGCCTGGCAAAAGCTTCTAGACTTACCGCCACCAGGTCTAGATGAAGTAATGGCCTTGCTATCGATCCTGAAGCAGGTCAACCAGGCAACTTCTGAGCCAACATCAGCCTACTCCTACGACCTGGTTGTGCTCGATACAGCCCCTACCGGTCACCTCCTGCGCTTTCTGCAAATGCCCCACGCTCTAGAAGGTTGGATCAGAATGGCCTTGCGCCTGTGGTTGAAGTATCGCGAGGTCGTTGCTCAAGCTGACTTGGCCCAACGTCTTCGTGGTCTGCTGCAGCAAGTGCGCCAGTTGCAGCAGCAATTGCAGTCTCCTAATGACACTGAGTTCATCAGTGTCATGACACCAGAGCAAGCCGTGTTAGCTGAAACCCAGCGCCTGCTCATCGAACTCGATCACCTCAAGATTTGTCATCGCTTTCTAGTGCTCAACCGCTTGTGGGAGGACTGCACAGATCCACTGGGGCAAGCTTTAAGTGAGCGTCATCAAAAAATGGCTGAGCAGCTACGCCAGCACTCTAGCCAGCAGATCATCTCTGTCCCGTTCTTGGAGCGAACGACGCTAGCAGCGATGGCCGAGCATCTATTCTAA
- a CDS encoding RpoD/SigA family RNA polymerase sigma factor, protein MKASNQAGLFNMHISTPTFPAPPDEPRFPDVLDGALDDLAIVEPSDLEVSDEELSVIEDTLKLDDDASDLPDTFAGGEDIDLDEIDPHEDIAAALPTGYRKSPSDDSVGAFFKEMARYPLLKAEEEVELARRVRFLVEVEEQQEQLSVELGRTATRAELAKKFDMTERKLEYNLYQGRVAKRKMIRSNLRLVVSIAKKYLNRGVPFLDLIQEGALGLNRAAEKFDPEKGYKFSTYAYWWIRQGITRAIANDSRTIRLPVHIVEKLNKLKKANRDLRRDLGRNPTEAELAKAIEVSPRKLRMLQQVRRRALSLNHRVGKEEETELMDLLEDDVSQSPEEQTAEVMMRQEVWDVLGDVLTKREQDIISLRYGLTHSEPFTLEEVSGIFNLSRERVRQIQAKAIRKLRRPQIAERLKGWLVH, encoded by the coding sequence TTGAAAGCCTCGAACCAGGCTGGCTTGTTCAATATGCACATCTCCACGCCTACTTTCCCTGCCCCTCCAGACGAGCCTAGGTTTCCTGATGTTCTGGATGGTGCTCTTGACGACCTAGCCATCGTAGAGCCTTCGGACCTGGAAGTATCCGATGAAGAGCTTAGTGTGATCGAAGATACACTTAAGCTCGATGATGATGCCTCAGATTTGCCAGACACCTTCGCTGGCGGAGAGGATATCGATCTTGATGAAATTGATCCCCACGAAGATATTGCAGCGGCATTGCCTACGGGTTATCGCAAGAGCCCGTCTGATGACTCTGTTGGAGCCTTCTTTAAAGAGATGGCTCGCTACCCTCTCCTAAAAGCGGAGGAAGAAGTTGAGTTGGCTCGGCGTGTTCGCTTCCTAGTCGAAGTTGAGGAGCAACAGGAACAGCTCAGCGTTGAGCTTGGCCGGACAGCCACGCGGGCTGAATTGGCCAAGAAGTTCGATATGACTGAGCGCAAACTCGAATACAACCTGTATCAAGGGCGGGTTGCTAAGCGCAAGATGATTCGCTCCAATCTGCGCTTGGTGGTTTCTATTGCTAAAAAGTACCTCAATCGTGGTGTGCCTTTTCTGGATTTGATCCAAGAAGGAGCACTAGGGCTTAATCGGGCCGCGGAGAAGTTTGATCCCGAAAAGGGTTATAAATTTTCGACTTATGCGTACTGGTGGATTCGGCAAGGAATTACCCGAGCCATTGCTAATGACTCGCGTACAATCCGGCTGCCGGTCCATATTGTTGAGAAGCTAAACAAACTCAAGAAGGCAAACCGTGACCTGCGGCGAGATTTGGGCCGCAACCCGACAGAGGCAGAACTGGCCAAGGCGATTGAGGTTAGCCCCCGTAAACTGCGCATGTTGCAGCAGGTGCGTCGTCGAGCCTTGTCTCTGAATCACCGGGTGGGTAAAGAAGAAGAAACCGAGCTGATGGACCTCCTAGAAGATGATGTGTCCCAGTCTCCTGAGGAGCAGACCGCTGAGGTCATGATGCGCCAGGAGGTTTGGGATGTTCTAGGAGACGTGCTCACGAAGCGCGAACAGGACATCATCTCCCTACGCTACGGCCTCACGCACAGTGAGCCCTTCACGCTTGAGGAAGTCAGCGGCATCTTCAACCTTTCACGAGAGCGGGTGCGGCAGATTCAAGCGAAGGCAATTCGCAAGCTCCGTCGTCCGCAAATTGCCGAACGGCTTAAGGGTTGGTTGGTGCACTAA